In Candidatus Polarisedimenticolaceae bacterium, a single window of DNA contains:
- a CDS encoding ABC transporter permease, protein MKKILAVALKELRQIRRDPLSLAMLVGVPAMMLLLYGYALNFDVKHVALAVQDNDKTRASRALVDAFVRSTYFDLAVDLPAGADLERVTERRRAKAILVIPEGFGDDLESGRNAPVQMLVDGTDSQTATTLLGYAQGVVESRNRAIRVERYGEGAPGTQVPIEYRPRVWYNPDLESTQFLVPGLIGFILMLTAVVSMALSVVREKERGTMEQLRVTALRPGQLILGKVLPFLGISLLATIVILVTARLLFGVEIKGPYLHLFAVTLLYLLGALGWGLFVSSLADTQAMAFQVGTISSMLPAIFLSGFIFPIRSMPEPLQWVTYAVPARYYLIALRGIILKGEGLGPYLEDVLFLAAYATIILTLAWVRLVKRGN, encoded by the coding sequence GTGAAGAAGATCCTCGCCGTCGCCCTGAAGGAGCTCCGCCAGATCCGGCGCGACCCCCTGAGCCTCGCGATGCTCGTCGGCGTCCCGGCGATGATGCTCCTGCTCTACGGATACGCCCTGAACTTCGACGTCAAGCACGTCGCGCTCGCGGTGCAGGACAACGACAAGACGCGGGCGAGCCGCGCGCTCGTGGACGCCTTCGTCCGGTCGACCTACTTCGACCTCGCCGTGGACCTCCCGGCCGGAGCCGACCTCGAGCGGGTCACCGAGCGTCGCCGCGCCAAGGCGATCCTGGTGATTCCCGAGGGGTTCGGCGACGACCTCGAGAGCGGGCGGAACGCCCCCGTGCAGATGCTCGTGGACGGGACCGACTCCCAGACCGCGACGACCCTCCTCGGGTACGCGCAGGGGGTCGTCGAGTCGCGCAACCGCGCGATCCGGGTCGAGCGGTACGGCGAGGGCGCCCCCGGGACGCAGGTCCCGATCGAGTATCGGCCGCGCGTCTGGTACAACCCCGACCTCGAGTCGACGCAGTTCCTCGTGCCCGGCCTCATCGGCTTCATCCTGATGCTCACCGCCGTCGTCTCGATGGCCCTCTCCGTCGTTCGCGAGAAGGAGCGAGGCACGATGGAGCAGCTGCGGGTGACGGCGCTGCGCCCCGGCCAGCTGATCCTCGGGAAGGTCCTGCCGTTCCTCGGGATCTCCCTGCTCGCGACGATCGTGATCCTCGTGACCGCGCGCCTTCTCTTCGGGGTGGAGATCAAGGGACCGTACCTGCACCTGTTCGCCGTAACCCTCCTCTACCTGCTGGGCGCGCTCGGCTGGGGTCTTTTCGTGTCGAGCCTCGCCGACACGCAGGCGATGGCGTTCCAGGTCGGCACGATCTCCTCGATGCTTCCCGCGATTTTCCTCTCGGGGTTCATCTTCCCGATCCGCTCGATGCCCGAGCCGCTGCAGTGGGTGACCTACGCCGTCCCCGCTCGTTATTACCTGATCGCGCTGCGCGGGATCATCCTCAAGGGGGAGGGGCTCGGACCCTACCTCGAGGACGTCCTCTTCCTCGCCGCCTACGCGACGATCATCCTGACCCTCGCGTGGGTGCGCCTCGTCAAGCGGGGGAACTGA
- a CDS encoding ABC transporter ATP-binding protein — MEAAIETRALTKRFGAFTAVDAVDLDVRPGEIFGLLGSNGAGKSTTIRMLCGLMRPTSGSIRVLDVDVANDPEAVKHRIGYMTQRFSLYDDLTVRQNLEFYGGIYGLHGKALRERVGWAIESAELAGKDDAATKALSAGWKQRLALVCSMMHAPRVVFLDEPTGGVDPISRRRFWERIDALSSEGVTVVVTTHYLDEAEHCHRIALIHAGRRVALGTVAELKEVFAGRAILEVASARPLDALDLLERHPSVLEASMFGTRLHVVVEDPTASAPLLVTALEGAGLGPARAERIVPSLEDVFIHSVEAEEAKR; from the coding sequence GTGGAGGCCGCGATCGAGACCCGCGCGCTGACCAAGCGCTTCGGGGCGTTCACCGCCGTCGACGCCGTCGACCTCGACGTGCGCCCCGGGGAGATCTTCGGGCTGCTCGGGAGCAACGGCGCCGGGAAGTCGACGACGATCCGGATGTTGTGCGGGCTGATGCGGCCGACCTCCGGTTCCATCCGCGTTCTCGACGTGGACGTCGCGAACGACCCCGAGGCGGTCAAGCACCGCATCGGGTACATGACCCAGCGGTTCAGCCTCTACGACGACCTGACCGTGCGCCAGAACCTCGAGTTCTACGGGGGGATCTACGGTCTGCACGGCAAGGCGCTGCGCGAGCGCGTGGGGTGGGCGATCGAGAGCGCGGAGCTGGCGGGGAAGGACGACGCGGCAACGAAGGCGCTCTCCGCCGGGTGGAAACAACGCCTCGCGCTGGTCTGCTCGATGATGCACGCGCCGCGCGTGGTCTTCCTCGACGAGCCCACCGGAGGCGTCGACCCGATCTCCCGCCGTCGCTTCTGGGAGCGGATCGACGCCCTCTCGAGCGAAGGCGTGACCGTCGTCGTCACGACGCACTACCTCGACGAGGCCGAGCACTGCCATCGGATCGCCCTGATCCACGCCGGCCGGAGGGTCGCCCTCGGGACCGTCGCGGAGCTGAAGGAGGTCTTCGCCGGTCGCGCGATCCTCGAGGTCGCCTCCGCGAGGCCCCTCGACGCCCTCGACCTGCTCGAGCGGCACCCGAGCGTCCTCGAGGCGTCGATGTTCGGGACGCGGCTGCACGTCGTCGTGGAGGACCCGACCGCGTCGGCCCCGCTGCTCGTGACGGCCCTCGAAGGCGCGGGGCTCGGCCCCGCGCGCGCGGAGCGGATCGTCCCGTCCCTCGAGGACGTGTTCATCCACTCCGTCGAGGCGGAGGAGGCGAAGCGGTGA
- a CDS encoding TolC family protein: MLAVTLAMALSLPEALERAKAAAPELARLRALEAAASASVDETRAARRPGVDLQAGYTRQSNVPEYAVPQPDGSLEVIFPNIPDNVVLRAQTSVPLYTGGRLTGQREAAEHRRDAATGEVATGTLDLVYETTEAFWELVTARERVRVLTLSLAAYEQHLADARHRESLGLAPRSEPLTVQAERDQSELARVQAENAAAVAEANLARLADLPPGTPIEPTEPLDGAAAQPEPLETLVEAALAARPERKSLDARRRALEKQADVERASRLPQLTAAAGYDYNDPNRRIVPVQDGWEDSWDVSLRASFQAYDGGRSKAAATRYRSEAESVAHQLDDFDRRVRLDVTARRLGVDAARRGAEVATRAEAAAAEAERIVRDRYLEGVATNAERLDAEVALQRARLDRAEALAAWRVASARLARAVGR; the protein is encoded by the coding sequence ATGCTCGCCGTGACGCTCGCGATGGCGTTGTCGCTCCCGGAGGCGCTCGAGCGCGCGAAGGCGGCCGCTCCGGAGCTCGCGCGGCTTCGCGCCCTCGAGGCCGCGGCGTCCGCCTCGGTGGACGAGACCCGCGCCGCGCGCCGGCCCGGAGTCGACCTGCAGGCGGGGTACACCCGGCAGTCGAACGTCCCCGAGTACGCGGTGCCGCAACCCGACGGAAGCCTCGAGGTGATCTTCCCGAACATCCCGGACAACGTCGTGCTGCGCGCGCAGACCTCGGTGCCGCTGTACACCGGCGGCCGGCTCACCGGCCAGCGGGAGGCCGCGGAGCACCGTCGCGACGCCGCGACGGGGGAGGTCGCGACCGGGACCCTCGACCTCGTCTACGAGACGACCGAGGCGTTTTGGGAGCTCGTCACCGCCCGGGAGAGGGTGCGCGTCCTCACGCTCTCGCTCGCCGCGTACGAGCAGCACCTCGCCGACGCGCGCCACCGCGAATCGCTGGGCCTGGCGCCGCGCAGCGAGCCGCTGACCGTGCAGGCCGAGCGCGACCAGTCCGAGCTCGCGCGCGTCCAGGCGGAAAACGCCGCCGCCGTCGCGGAGGCGAACCTCGCGCGGCTGGCGGACCTTCCTCCCGGCACGCCGATCGAGCCCACCGAGCCGCTCGACGGCGCCGCGGCTCAACCGGAGCCGCTCGAGACCCTCGTCGAGGCGGCGCTCGCGGCCCGTCCGGAGCGGAAGTCCCTCGACGCCCGCCGGCGCGCCCTCGAGAAGCAGGCCGACGTCGAGCGCGCCTCGCGCCTGCCGCAACTCACGGCGGCCGCGGGGTACGACTACAACGACCCGAACCGCCGGATCGTCCCGGTGCAGGACGGATGGGAAGACTCCTGGGACGTGTCCCTGCGCGCGAGCTTCCAGGCCTACGACGGCGGGCGATCGAAAGCCGCGGCGACGCGGTACCGCTCGGAGGCGGAAAGCGTGGCCCATCAGCTCGACGACTTCGACCGCCGCGTCCGCCTCGACGTCACCGCCCGGCGGTTGGGCGTCGACGCCGCCCGCCGGGGCGCGGAGGTCGCCACGCGCGCGGAAGCGGCTGCGGCCGAGGCCGAGCGGATCGTGCGGGACCGTTACCTCGAGGGAGTGGCGACCAACGCCGAGCGCCTCGACGCCGAAGTCGCGCTGCAGCGCGCGCGTCTCGATCGCGCCGAGGCGCTGGCGGCGTGGCGCGTCGCGTCGGCCCGCCTCGCCCGCGCCGTGGGGCGCTGA